A stretch of Thermodesulfobacteriota bacterium DNA encodes these proteins:
- a CDS encoding universal stress protein gives MSIRLDKILCATDFSPFSTVALRYGINLALRFDSHLLVSHTICFPRNQIYGTASSARGSEQEEQEKYALKKINQFMRNQRLSWEPLVTHGEPVDETTRLTDEKDVDLIVAASHGLSGWKRLVIGTVIERMARRLTRPLLVTRVAEKMLPKENLLQTPLKIKKILTACDFSSESPEVIEYALNFAHKFNARLYLLHAIEAPMDEDIVNPTDAPYGEVQQFLEDELRNKLANLVSEKDAKACDLKTVLVHGLPVEGLCSYATENQVDLIVLGVRHRGALGKMIIGSTTEAVLRCAPCSVLAVPPTVFPGRKADGNTRNKKRLKTGIVKDKRYLNHLTGEGHLESHQRLEAIYTMLDEPDMDGYFVSLDPRPAEREELLLLHSPEYIDKIASTAGKDAFSLTPDTHTSPGSYEAALFAAGGLFEAISRVVSGELTNAFALIRPPGHHAERSRGIGYCLFNNVALGAMFAHQYLGLKRILIVDFDVHHGNGTQHFFEQNPRVLFFSTHQYPHFPGTGSFTETGLGRGEGYTVNVPLGKGYGDGEFIAIYEKLLRPIALEFQPELILVSAGFDIHKSDPMGKMKITTKGFAGLTRSIMTTADICCDGKLVFSLEGGYHLKTIGKCVKEVLNELAGHTLCPIPELKGRDSRKKFDYVFKRCKHVHEQFWKNL, from the coding sequence ATGAGTATCCGGCTGGATAAAATACTTTGTGCCACCGATTTTTCACCCTTTTCCACGGTTGCATTGCGTTACGGAATTAACCTGGCCCTTCGATTCGATTCCCATCTGTTAGTATCCCACACCATTTGCTTTCCGCGTAATCAAATATACGGCACTGCTTCATCTGCACGGGGCAGTGAGCAGGAAGAGCAGGAAAAATACGCTTTAAAAAAAATCAATCAGTTTATGCGAAACCAGAGACTAAGCTGGGAACCCCTGGTGACGCACGGTGAACCTGTAGATGAAACCACCCGTTTGACCGATGAGAAGGATGTAGATCTGATTGTTGCAGCCAGTCATGGGCTTTCCGGGTGGAAACGGCTTGTGATCGGAACGGTGATTGAGCGGATGGCCCGCAGGCTTACCAGACCCCTCCTGGTGACCCGGGTGGCTGAAAAAATGCTCCCCAAAGAAAACCTTTTACAAACACCGCTTAAAATCAAAAAAATTTTAACGGCTTGCGATTTTTCATCCGAATCACCAGAGGTTATCGAATACGCCCTGAATTTCGCTCATAAATTTAATGCCAGACTGTACCTTTTGCATGCCATTGAAGCGCCAATGGATGAGGACATTGTGAATCCAACTGATGCACCCTATGGAGAGGTACAGCAATTTTTAGAAGATGAATTACGTAACAAACTGGCAAATCTCGTCTCTGAAAAAGATGCCAAAGCCTGTGACCTGAAAACCGTTCTAGTTCACGGACTCCCCGTTGAAGGACTCTGTTCATATGCAACCGAAAACCAAGTTGATCTGATTGTTTTAGGTGTTCGTCATCGTGGCGCTTTGGGAAAAATGATAATCGGCTCTACCACCGAGGCTGTGCTCCGCTGTGCGCCGTGTTCTGTGTTGGCGGTACCGCCGACCGTTTTCCCTGGCCGAAAGGCAGATGGAAACACCAGAAATAAAAAAAGACTGAAAACCGGAATTGTGAAGGATAAAAGATACTTAAACCATTTAACAGGAGAGGGTCATCTTGAAAGTCACCAAAGACTGGAAGCGATCTATACCATGCTTGACGAACCGGATATGGACGGGTATTTTGTCTCCCTTGATCCAAGGCCCGCTGAAAGGGAAGAGCTCCTTCTGCTGCATTCCCCGGAGTATATCGACAAAATTGCTTCCACGGCAGGCAAAGACGCTTTTTCCTTAACACCTGATACCCATACCTCACCGGGGTCTTATGAAGCGGCCCTTTTTGCTGCCGGAGGATTATTTGAAGCCATTTCCAGAGTGGTTTCAGGTGAATTGACAAATGCCTTTGCCCTGATCCGGCCTCCCGGTCACCATGCCGAAAGGAGCCGCGGTATCGGATACTGCCTGTTTAACAATGTGGCCTTAGGCGCCATGTTTGCACATCAATATTTAGGGCTTAAACGAATTCTTATTGTCGATTTTGACGTCCACCACGGAAACGGAACCCAGCATTTTTTCGAGCAAAACCCCCGGGTTCTATTTTTTTCCACCCATCAGTATCCTCATTTTCCCGGCACCGGTTCTTTTACCGAAACCGGGCTTGGAAGGGGGGAAGGCTATACGGTAAACGTCCCCCTTGGCAAAGGCTATGGAGACGGTGAATTTATCGCTATATATGAAAAACTGCTCAGACCCATTGCCCTGGAATTTCAACCGGAACTCATCCTCGTTTCTGCCGGTTTTGATATCCATAAAAGCGATCCCATGGGTAAAATGAAAATCACCACCAAGGGTTTTGCCGGACTGACCCGGTCTATCATGACAACAGCAGACATCTGCTGCGACGGAAAACTGGTTTTTTCCCTTGAGGGAGGATATCACCTAAAAACCATTGGTAAATGTGTAAAGGAGGTTTTAAATGAGCTGGCAGGGCATACGCTTTGCCCAATACCGGAACTGAAAGGCAGGGATAGCCGGAAAAAATTCGATTACGTTTTCAAGCGTTGCAAGCATGTGCATGAACAGTTCTGGAAAAACCTGTAG
- a CDS encoding LPP20 family lipoprotein, which produces MNRSYVQLKILMLLLAAFVLILAGCAAQKKQTRIPTEEIQNRANRSFDDLSAHETGQRRPSAGKEERYERSSPPAEIKAKPSAVRARKGKRPDWVDGESSEYPSSFYMTGVGYAPDRQTAENKARAEISKIFYSEIDATNRAYEEYLQTTYRGKSKTRQSISLEDITQVSTQKVLSGVSIAQVYLQSRPEKLFYALAILDREQTKRILSQKIDQLDQDIQKLLTDSRREKDKLIQIKYLNACIEKHIIRQAYNTELRIVTRTGEGIPPKISFSEMKNQLTDILLRDFLIVLTVKGTRSSDIKEALVEALNKKGFSVSDDISRASVAVRGKVNIRPFEQGSSEWKFVRWQAYFDLVDRQGGAVFGSIKKTGKEGHLNLAQAEERAVRKIRKTLATDIADDITKYIYSQGK; this is translated from the coding sequence ATGAATCGATCATACGTACAATTGAAAATTTTAATGCTGTTGCTAGCCGCTTTTGTTCTGATATTAGCGGGCTGCGCTGCTCAAAAAAAGCAGACCAGGATTCCGACGGAAGAAATACAAAACAGAGCCAACCGGTCATTTGATGACTTATCTGCCCATGAAACCGGACAAAGAAGACCATCTGCTGGTAAAGAAGAAAGATATGAGCGTTCATCACCGCCGGCTGAAATAAAAGCCAAACCGTCTGCGGTTCGCGCCCGCAAAGGAAAACGGCCGGACTGGGTGGACGGAGAAAGCAGCGAATACCCTTCTTCTTTTTATATGACCGGTGTCGGCTATGCCCCGGATCGACAAACCGCGGAGAATAAAGCCAGGGCGGAAATATCTAAAATCTTCTACAGTGAGATCGATGCAACCAACCGTGCATATGAAGAATATTTACAAACCACCTACAGGGGGAAGTCAAAGACAAGACAAAGTATCAGTCTTGAAGACATCACCCAAGTATCCACCCAGAAAGTACTTTCCGGAGTATCCATCGCCCAGGTTTACCTGCAAAGCCGGCCGGAAAAACTTTTCTATGCCCTTGCCATATTGGACAGGGAACAAACCAAAAGAATACTCAGCCAAAAAATTGACCAGCTTGACCAGGATATCCAAAAGCTTCTGACCGATAGCCGGCGGGAAAAAGATAAATTGATCCAGATAAAATATCTTAACGCCTGTATCGAAAAACATATTATCAGGCAGGCATATAATACCGAGCTTCGTATTGTGACCCGAACCGGAGAGGGAATACCGCCGAAGATCAGCTTCAGCGAAATGAAAAATCAACTGACCGATATTTTACTCAGGGACTTTTTAATTGTGTTAACTGTCAAAGGGACCCGATCTTCGGATATCAAGGAAGCTCTGGTTGAAGCCCTGAATAAAAAGGGATTCTCCGTATCCGATGATATCTCCAGAGCGAGTGTAGCCGTCCGCGGCAAGGTAAATATCAGGCCCTTTGAACAAGGCTCTTCAGAATGGAAATTTGTGCGGTGGCAGGCCTATTTCGATCTGGTTGATCGGCAGGGTGGCGCCGTATTCGGCAGCATTAAAAAAACAGGAAAGGAAGGTCACTTGAATCTTGCCCAGGCGGAAGAACGCGCGGTGCGAAAGATAAGGAAAACCCTTGCAACTGATATTGCTGATGATATAACCAAGTATATTTATTCTCAGGGTAAATAA
- a CDS encoding penicillin-binding protein activator LpoB, with protein MKRHQPAIIILLLAITVLMAGCASSPVIERKAVDTTIDLSGRWNDADSRMVSEEMIKDCLGRPWLQRFKIKHGGEPTVIVGRVKNRSHEHINVQTFVKDLERALINSGQVRFVASKGERAGIREERKDMAKHASDETMKGPGQETGADFMLIGVINTIRDDIGKKAVMFYQTNLELIDLASNVKVWIGEKKIKKLIKKKSVKW; from the coding sequence ATGAAGCGTCATCAACCTGCAATAATAATTCTATTATTGGCCATCACTGTTTTAATGGCAGGGTGTGCCTCATCACCGGTCATTGAGCGCAAAGCAGTAGATACGACCATTGACCTTAGCGGACGATGGAATGATGCCGATTCAAGAATGGTATCTGAAGAAATGATCAAGGATTGCCTTGGTCGGCCGTGGCTTCAACGATTCAAGATTAAACATGGGGGAGAACCCACGGTTATTGTTGGTCGTGTTAAAAACCGAAGCCATGAGCATATCAATGTGCAAACCTTTGTTAAAGATCTGGAAAGAGCTTTGATCAATTCAGGGCAGGTTCGGTTCGTGGCATCCAAGGGAGAAAGAGCCGGGATACGCGAAGAACGAAAGGATATGGCCAAACATGCATCGGATGAAACCATGAAAGGCCCGGGCCAGGAAACAGGTGCGGATTTCATGCTCATAGGAGTGATCAATACCATTCGAGATGATATCGGTAAAAAAGCGGTCATGTTTTATCAGACCAATCTTGAACTGATCGATCTGGCATCCAATGTTAAAGTATGGATCGGAGAAAAGAAAATTAAAAAGCTGATTAAAAAGAAAAGTGTGAAATGGTAG
- a CDS encoding trypsin-like peptidase domain-containing protein → MNKSKSSCQLLLAVITALFVIVSAQAYAFTPKEIYQKTGPGVVLILASEGSRMGSVGTGSIIREDGLIITNAHVFLRSGSSKKLKSDIAIFLKPDRVTGNHKKDLSKKYRGRMVSCNIPLDLALVKIVDINIPLTRVDFADAESVGIGDQVYAIGHPEQGGLWSLTTGVISAFRANYGGVPGKDLFQTDASINRGNSGGPLLDEEGVMVGINSMIARKATDGLTITDVNFSIKSSVAIKWLNSLGYHFSAKRQTVAAVPTPVKEKVVQPKETTPTPEAEPVKEKPRKEETAKPVQPKPKVVQPVTPKEKPAQPKPKTVQPAKPKDRPEKFGADKILTRKKPYKLTGLLRDMQEMEDMMDDMKGKVRKFKKNKY, encoded by the coding sequence ATGAACAAATCTAAATCGAGTTGTCAACTATTACTAGCTGTTATTACTGCTTTGTTTGTGATTGTAAGCGCTCAGGCTTATGCCTTTACACCCAAGGAGATTTATCAAAAAACTGGTCCCGGAGTGGTGCTTATCCTGGCATCAGAAGGCTCGAGGATGGGCAGTGTGGGCACAGGGTCAATCATAAGGGAAGACGGTCTGATCATCACCAACGCTCATGTTTTTCTCAGATCGGGTTCTTCAAAAAAGCTGAAATCTGATATTGCGATCTTTCTAAAACCGGACAGGGTGACCGGAAACCATAAAAAAGATCTCTCTAAAAAGTACCGAGGCAGGATGGTATCATGCAATATACCGCTGGATCTTGCTCTGGTTAAAATAGTGGATATTAATATACCGCTTACCAGAGTTGATTTTGCCGATGCTGAAAGTGTGGGTATCGGTGATCAGGTTTATGCCATCGGGCACCCTGAACAAGGTGGTCTGTGGAGTTTAACCACCGGTGTGATCAGCGCGTTCCGGGCAAATTATGGCGGAGTACCCGGCAAAGATCTTTTCCAGACGGATGCCAGTATCAATCGTGGCAATTCAGGTGGTCCTCTGCTAGATGAAGAGGGAGTGATGGTGGGGATCAATTCCATGATTGCCAGAAAAGCAACCGACGGATTAACGATTACCGATGTTAATTTTTCCATCAAGTCAAGTGTGGCAATTAAGTGGTTAAACAGCTTGGGCTACCACTTTTCTGCAAAAAGACAGACCGTTGCAGCTGTGCCAACGCCTGTTAAGGAAAAAGTCGTTCAGCCAAAAGAGACAACGCCCACCCCCGAGGCCGAGCCGGTTAAAGAAAAGCCGCGCAAGGAAGAAACGGCTAAACCGGTTCAACCTAAGCCAAAAGTAGTTCAGCCGGTCACACCAAAAGAAAAACCGGCTCAACCGAAGCCAAAGACCGTTCAACCCGCAAAACCTAAGGATCGGCCGGAAAAATTCGGCGCCGATAAAATACTAACCAGGAAAAAACCTTATAAATTGACCGGCCTGCTGAGGGACATGCAGGAAATGGAAGACATGATGGATGATATGAAGGGGAAAGTCAGAAAGTTCAAAAAAAACAAATACTAA
- a CDS encoding NAD(+)/NADH kinase, giving the protein MRKIGIVVKADRKAGKKADELEKWLRAKGVEVIRQESLPPGRQHFAKPASFAPVDLFCIFVLGGDGTFLSAVRWIGDQDIPILGVKFGEVGFLAETVEESLFHVAQSILNNDFTTNPRMRLLVSVIRAEQKIAEETVLNDVVVNKGTLARLAHIKTYIDDHYLTTYRADGLIVSTPTGSTAYSLAAGGPVIHPLVPGIVMTPICPFTLTNRPLIIPDSATITIRLEKKSSDIMLTFDGQEGIRITEQDTVIIQKSLRPIRMITIPDQHYFDVLKEKLRWSGGRV; this is encoded by the coding sequence TTGCGCAAAATCGGAATCGTAGTAAAAGCAGATAGAAAAGCCGGGAAAAAAGCCGACGAGCTGGAAAAATGGCTGCGTGCCAAAGGAGTTGAAGTTATAAGGCAGGAAAGTCTGCCGCCCGGCCGTCAGCATTTCGCCAAACCAGCATCTTTTGCCCCTGTTGATTTGTTTTGTATTTTTGTTCTTGGCGGAGACGGAACATTTTTAAGCGCCGTTCGATGGATTGGGGACCAGGATATTCCCATTCTGGGGGTTAAATTTGGCGAGGTCGGTTTTTTGGCAGAAACAGTGGAAGAAAGTCTTTTTCACGTCGCCCAATCGATTTTAAATAATGATTTTACCACCAACCCCAGAATGCGGCTTTTGGTGAGTGTGATCCGGGCGGAACAGAAAATTGCCGAAGAAACCGTGCTTAACGATGTGGTGGTAAACAAAGGAACCCTGGCCAGGCTGGCACACATAAAAACCTATATTGACGATCACTATCTGACGACTTATCGGGCGGACGGACTGATTGTATCAACGCCCACCGGCTCAACCGCGTATTCGCTGGCTGCCGGCGGCCCTGTGATTCATCCTTTGGTCCCCGGAATCGTCATGACACCGATTTGTCCCTTTACCCTGACCAACCGCCCTTTGATCATTCCCGACTCAGCAACAATCACCATCAGGCTGGAAAAAAAATCTTCGGATATTATGCTGACGTTTGACGGCCAGGAAGGTATCAGAATCACTGAGCAAGATACGGTTATCATCCAAAAAAGCCTGCGACCCATCCGCATGATCACCATACCGGATCAGCATTATTTTGATGTGTTAAAAGAAAAGTTGCGCTGGAGCGGAGGGCGGGTTTAA
- the lsrF gene encoding 3-hydroxy-5-phosphonooxypentane-2,4-dione thiolase, translated as MPDMDQMKEGKKYYTDVPQKTEGFFLKGSNSLDWGMKNRLARIFNPETGRTVMLAVDHGYFQGPTTGLERIDINILPLIPYADTLMLTRGILRSIVPASITKSIVLRVSGGTSILSELSNEEIAVDIEESIRLNVCAMAVQVFIGGEYEKQSIINMTKMVDMGNRYGIPTLAVTAVGTDMARDARYFRLATRICAELGAQYIKSYYIEDGFETVTSSCPVPIVMAGGKKIPELDALTMAYNAIQQGACGVDMGRNIFQSDSPVSMLQAVKAVVHHNETPQKALDLYNTLKNQESA; from the coding sequence ATGCCGGATATGGATCAAATGAAAGAAGGAAAAAAGTACTATACCGATGTCCCTCAAAAAACGGAAGGTTTCTTTCTTAAGGGGTCAAATTCGCTTGATTGGGGGATGAAGAACAGACTGGCGCGTATCTTTAACCCTGAAACCGGCCGCACGGTCATGCTGGCCGTGGACCATGGCTATTTCCAGGGACCCACCACCGGTTTGGAACGCATTGATATCAACATCCTTCCTCTTATCCCTTATGCGGATACACTCATGCTTACCAGAGGAATACTGAGGAGTATTGTACCGGCGTCCATCACAAAATCGATTGTTCTTCGTGTTTCAGGTGGCACCAGCATTCTCAGCGAACTTTCCAATGAAGAAATTGCGGTGGATATTGAGGAGTCCATACGTCTCAATGTATGCGCCATGGCAGTCCAGGTATTCATTGGCGGAGAATATGAAAAACAGTCCATCATCAATATGACAAAAATGGTCGACATGGGAAACCGTTATGGCATCCCCACCCTTGCAGTAACTGCGGTGGGCACCGACATGGCTCGAGATGCCAGGTATTTCAGGCTCGCCACCAGGATCTGTGCTGAACTGGGAGCGCAATATATCAAATCATATTATATTGAGGATGGTTTTGAGACTGTCACCTCTTCATGCCCTGTTCCCATTGTCATGGCTGGAGGCAAAAAAATTCCTGAACTTGATGCGCTAACCATGGCCTATAATGCCATACAGCAAGGGGCATGTGGAGTCGATATGGGGCGAAATATTTTCCAGTCTGACTCTCCTGTGTCCATGCTCCAGGCAGTCAAAGCGGTGGTACACCATAATGAAACACCCCAAAAGGCTTTAGACCTGTATAACACCTTAAAAAACCAGGAGTCTGCATAG